In Sandaracinaceae bacterium, the following proteins share a genomic window:
- a CDS encoding tetratricopeptide repeat protein, which yields MVTIGRRWCVSSWALGAVLVGLSLAFVPVVSAQLMEPAATDEELAEAEARALFNAAVAAYDAGRYEDALESFERAYRRSNRAALLYNMGQCYDRLRRDEEAVNAFERYLEAMPAAENRAQVESRIRALREAIARRANPELAPTAVAAASEPAVAAPGADLREERSHRPRRIALITTSVVVVAAAVVLTVLLAGGGGSGYASSDVGTVFALQEAGR from the coding sequence ATGGTGACTATCGGTAGGCGGTGGTGTGTTTCCTCGTGGGCGCTCGGGGCGGTCCTGGTCGGGCTGTCGCTGGCGTTCGTGCCGGTCGTCTCGGCCCAGCTCATGGAGCCCGCCGCCACCGACGAAGAGCTGGCCGAGGCCGAGGCCCGCGCCCTCTTCAATGCTGCCGTGGCCGCCTACGACGCCGGCCGCTACGAGGACGCGCTCGAGAGCTTCGAGCGTGCCTATCGCCGCAGCAACCGCGCGGCCCTGCTCTACAACATGGGGCAGTGCTACGACCGCCTGCGCCGCGACGAGGAGGCGGTGAACGCGTTCGAGCGCTACCTCGAGGCCATGCCGGCCGCCGAGAACCGCGCCCAGGTAGAGTCTCGCATCCGCGCGCTGCGTGAGGCCATTGCCCGCCGCGCCAACCCCGAGCTTGCGCCCACTGCCGTGGCGGCCGCATCAGAGCCGGCCGTCGCCGCTCCCGGGGCCGACCTCCGGGAAGAGCGCTCCCACCGCCCTCGCCGCATCGCGCTCATCACCACCAGCGTGGTGGTGGTGGCCGCCGCCGTGGTGCTCACCGTGCTGTTGGCCGGTGGTGGGGGCAGCGGCTACGCCAGCTCCGACGTGGGGACCGTCTTCGCGCTGCAGGAGGCCGGACGATGA
- a CDS encoding LysR family transcriptional regulator yields MSLEQLETVVAIAEEGAMVRAAERLHISQPPLTRRLRALEDELGAELFIRSARGMTPTPAGERFIERARAILASVADARHAVQAPRR; encoded by the coding sequence GTGTCGCTAGAACAGCTCGAGACCGTCGTCGCGATCGCCGAAGAGGGTGCCATGGTGCGCGCCGCCGAGCGCCTGCACATCAGCCAGCCGCCGCTGACGCGTCGCCTGCGTGCGCTCGAAGACGAGCTGGGCGCCGAACTCTTCATCCGCTCCGCGCGCGGCATGACCCCGACTCCGGCCGGAGAGCGCTTCATCGAGCGTGCCCGCGCCATCCTCGCGTCGGTCGCCGACGCACGCCATGCCGTTCAGGCGCCTCGACGCTGA
- a CDS encoding acyl-CoA/acyl-ACP dehydrogenase, producing MERVLEALGAVYQKALANLKTKVVVNGRLNGDRLNDEQLAAHALAYLATELEACRQLSAWAARVGGEFEGKVARAYVGELARNLRGGVDLGACENIALADLGLTDADLADTLLHPEVQAFSAAHSTGAIYLEIAQHARDKGFGNVGLDDEMLEEVRAQFAKFSDQKVIPIAQDVHRQDKLIPMDILEQMAELGVFGLTIPEEYGGLGLSKVAMCVVTEELSRGYIGVGSLGTRSEIAAELIMGGGTEAQKREWLPKLASGEVLSTAVFTEPNNGSDLANLTTRAVKQADGSYVVSGAKTWITHAVRADVMTLLARTNPDAPGYQGLSMFLATKTRLGGEAGEPEFVDKGLTGTEIKVLGYRGMKEYELSFDGFSVPGENLLGGEEGAGFKQLMRTFESARIQTAARGVGVAQAALNDAILYATEREQFGGPIFQFPRVARKIGRMVTRIQAARQLTYFSAREKDMEKRCDLEAGMAKLLATRAAWESADANVQIHGGNGFAEEYTASRLLVDARVLSIFEGANEIQAHVVARRLLEI from the coding sequence ATGGAGCGAGTCCTCGAAGCCCTCGGCGCCGTCTATCAAAAGGCGCTCGCCAACCTGAAGACCAAGGTCGTGGTGAACGGTCGCCTGAACGGCGATCGCTTGAACGACGAGCAGCTGGCCGCGCACGCGCTGGCCTACCTGGCGACGGAGCTCGAGGCCTGCCGGCAGCTCTCCGCGTGGGCCGCTCGTGTGGGTGGGGAGTTCGAGGGCAAGGTGGCGCGCGCCTACGTGGGTGAGCTGGCCCGCAACCTGCGCGGCGGTGTGGATCTCGGCGCCTGCGAGAACATCGCGCTGGCCGACCTGGGGCTCACGGACGCAGACCTGGCCGACACGCTGCTGCACCCCGAGGTGCAGGCCTTCAGCGCCGCGCACTCCACGGGCGCCATCTACCTCGAGATCGCGCAGCACGCGCGCGACAAGGGCTTCGGCAACGTCGGGCTCGACGACGAGATGCTGGAAGAGGTACGCGCGCAGTTCGCGAAGTTCTCGGATCAGAAGGTGATCCCCATCGCGCAGGACGTGCACCGCCAGGACAAGCTCATCCCCATGGACATCCTCGAGCAGATGGCCGAGCTGGGCGTGTTCGGCCTGACCATCCCCGAGGAGTACGGCGGCCTGGGCCTCAGCAAGGTGGCCATGTGCGTGGTCACCGAGGAGCTCTCGCGCGGCTACATCGGCGTGGGCTCACTGGGCACGCGCAGCGAGATCGCGGCCGAGCTGATCATGGGCGGCGGCACCGAGGCGCAGAAGCGCGAGTGGCTGCCCAAGCTGGCGTCCGGTGAGGTGCTCTCCACCGCCGTGTTCACGGAGCCCAACAACGGCAGCGACTTGGCCAACCTGACCACGCGCGCCGTGAAGCAGGCCGACGGATCGTACGTGGTGAGCGGCGCCAAGACGTGGATCACGCACGCGGTGCGGGCCGACGTGATGACGCTGCTGGCGCGCACCAACCCGGACGCGCCGGGCTACCAGGGGCTGTCGATGTTCCTGGCCACCAAGACGCGCCTGGGCGGCGAGGCGGGCGAGCCCGAGTTCGTGGACAAGGGGCTCACGGGCACCGAGATCAAGGTGCTGGGCTACCGCGGCATGAAGGAATACGAGCTGAGCTTCGACGGCTTCAGCGTGCCCGGCGAGAACCTGCTGGGCGGAGAAGAGGGCGCGGGCTTCAAGCAGCTCATGCGCACCTTCGAGAGCGCGCGCATCCAGACCGCGGCGCGCGGCGTGGGCGTGGCGCAGGCGGCGCTCAACGACGCCATTCTGTACGCCACGGAGCGCGAGCAGTTCGGCGGGCCCATCTTCCAGTTCCCACGCGTGGCGCGGAAGATCGGCCGCATGGTCACCCGCATCCAGGCGGCGCGTCAGCTCACGTACTTCAGCGCACGCGAGAAGGACATGGAGAAGCGCTGCGACCTCGAGGCCGGTATGGCCAAGCTGCTGGCCACGCGCGCGGCGTGGGAGTCCGCCGACGCCAACGTGCAGATCCACGGCGGCAACGGCTTTGCCGAGGAGTACACCGCGTCCCGCCTGCTGGTGGACGCGCGCGTGCTGAGCATCTTCGAGGGTGCCAACGAGATCCAGGCGCACGTGGTGGCGCGGCGCCTGCTCGAGATCTGA
- the map gene encoding type I methionyl aminopeptidase, translating into MHGRISILSPKHQDAMRRAGRVAAETLAVAARAVAPGVTTAAIDALVAADTKARRGRCAQYHYRQGRLVFPAHVCTSVNEVVCHGIPGPQVLREGDIVNVDVTTELHGWHGDTSRTIAVGAVSPEAAHVTAVAARALEVGIAQVRPGAHLHEVGAAIEEYARTEGCSVVRDFGGHGIGRSMHMAPHVPHHRCSTPGPRLVPGMCFTIEPMLCLGAPQVRVLPDGWTVVTADGALSAQAEHTILVTESGVEVLTLAPES; encoded by the coding sequence ATGCACGGACGCATCTCGATCCTCTCCCCGAAGCACCAAGACGCGATGCGACGCGCGGGCCGTGTGGCGGCCGAGACGCTGGCCGTGGCGGCGCGCGCGGTCGCGCCGGGGGTGACCACGGCGGCGATCGACGCGCTGGTGGCCGCGGACACCAAGGCGCGCCGGGGGCGCTGCGCTCAGTACCACTACCGTCAAGGGCGCTTGGTGTTTCCCGCGCACGTGTGCACGTCGGTGAACGAGGTGGTGTGCCACGGCATACCCGGCCCACAGGTGCTGCGCGAAGGAGACATCGTGAACGTGGACGTGACCACCGAGCTGCACGGCTGGCACGGCGACACCTCGCGCACCATTGCGGTGGGGGCCGTCTCGCCCGAGGCCGCCCACGTGACGGCCGTGGCCGCGCGCGCGCTCGAGGTGGGCATCGCGCAGGTCCGGCCCGGCGCCCATCTGCACGAGGTGGGTGCCGCGATCGAGGAGTACGCGCGGACGGAAGGCTGCAGCGTCGTGCGCGACTTCGGGGGCCACGGCATCGGCCGCAGCATGCACATGGCGCCGCACGTGCCGCATCACCGCTGCAGCACGCCTGGGCCACGTCTGGTGCCTGGGATGTGCTTCACGATCGAGCCCATGCTGTGCCTCGGGGCGCCGCAGGTGCGGGTGCTGCCCGATGGCTGGACCGTGGTGACCGCAGACGGCGCGCTGTCCGCGCAGGCGGAGCACACCATCCTGGTCACCGAGAGCGGCGTCGAGGTGCTGACGCTCGCGCCCGAGAGCTGA
- the purE gene encoding 5-(carboxyamino)imidazole ribonucleotide mutase gives MTGSPSDLPVVVQARDVLDELGISNDLRVLSAHRTPHDAVAYVEAAEAAGVEVFIACAGMSAHLAGVVAAHTTRPVIGVPLKSTALDGMDALLSTVMMPPGIPVATVAIDGAKNAGFLAARILAGGRPEIRERLVEQLAEGKKRYDSPVPGSPAQGDELGKRAAKKKK, from the coding sequence ATGACGGGCAGCCCCAGCGACCTCCCGGTCGTCGTGCAGGCGCGTGACGTCCTCGACGAGCTCGGCATCTCGAACGACCTGCGCGTGCTGTCGGCGCACCGCACGCCGCACGACGCCGTGGCCTACGTCGAGGCCGCCGAGGCCGCTGGCGTGGAGGTCTTCATCGCGTGCGCCGGCATGTCGGCCCACCTCGCGGGCGTCGTCGCCGCGCACACCACGCGCCCGGTCATCGGCGTGCCGCTCAAGTCCACCGCGCTCGACGGCATGGACGCGCTGCTCTCCACCGTCATGATGCCGCCCGGCATCCCCGTGGCCACTGTGGCCATCGACGGCGCAAAGAACGCGGGCTTCCTCGCCGCGCGCATCCTGGCCGGTGGTCGCCCCGAGATCCGTGAGCGCCTCGTGGAGCAGCTGGCCGAGGGCAAGAAGCGCTACGACTCCCCCGTGCCGGGCTCTCCCGCGCAGGGCGACGAGCTAGGCAAGCGCGCCGCCAAGAAGAAGAAGTAG
- the ccrA gene encoding crotonyl-CoA carboxylase/reductase, with translation MSERPQIVPVGKVPELGNVPEKMHAFVIRPERFGEPKKSFVQEEMPVWKAGPGEVLVQVMAAGVNFNGIWAGLGEPVNILKAHGLDFHIAGSDASGVVWSIGEGVTGWKVGDEVVVHCNHLVEPGASDLQTIWGYETPDGSFAQFTRVQAQQLLKKPPQLTWEESASYGLTYYTAHRMLVDRAKVQPGEVVLIWGAGGGLGVFAVQLAAVMGARPIAVVSSEDKAQLCMDLGAVGVINRNDFPALQYKDGMTPAEDAEHQKAMKAFGKRIWDILGERTGPDVVFEHVGKTTFPASVFLANKFGRIVICGATTGYNLTFDVRHLWMRQKQIIGSHFADADSSRRANNLMLQGKVKPVMTRLFTWDEIPQAHQLMYENKLHGTVSCLVGAPRPGLKNYAETLAAMNAG, from the coding sequence ATGAGCGAGCGCCCCCAGATCGTCCCCGTCGGCAAGGTCCCCGAGTTGGGCAACGTGCCCGAGAAGATGCACGCCTTCGTCATCCGCCCCGAGCGCTTCGGCGAGCCGAAGAAGTCGTTCGTGCAGGAGGAGATGCCCGTGTGGAAGGCCGGCCCGGGCGAGGTCCTCGTGCAGGTCATGGCCGCCGGTGTGAACTTCAACGGCATTTGGGCGGGCCTCGGTGAGCCGGTCAACATCCTCAAGGCGCACGGGCTCGACTTCCACATCGCGGGCTCCGATGCGTCCGGTGTGGTGTGGTCCATCGGCGAGGGCGTCACCGGCTGGAAGGTGGGCGACGAGGTGGTGGTGCACTGCAACCACCTGGTGGAGCCCGGCGCTTCGGACCTGCAGACCATCTGGGGCTACGAGACGCCCGACGGGTCGTTCGCGCAGTTCACGCGCGTGCAGGCGCAGCAGCTCTTGAAGAAGCCGCCCCAGCTCACCTGGGAAGAGTCGGCCAGCTACGGCCTCACGTACTACACCGCGCACCGCATGCTCGTGGACCGCGCCAAGGTGCAGCCGGGCGAGGTGGTGCTCATCTGGGGTGCCGGCGGCGGCCTCGGTGTGTTCGCCGTGCAGCTCGCGGCCGTGATGGGCGCGCGCCCCATCGCCGTGGTGTCGAGCGAGGACAAGGCGCAGCTCTGCATGGACCTCGGCGCGGTGGGCGTCATCAACCGCAACGACTTCCCCGCGCTCCAGTACAAGGACGGCATGACGCCGGCCGAGGACGCCGAGCACCAGAAGGCCATGAAGGCCTTCGGCAAGCGCATCTGGGACATCCTGGGCGAGCGCACGGGCCCGGACGTGGTGTTCGAGCACGTGGGCAAGACCACGTTCCCGGCCAGCGTGTTCCTGGCCAACAAATTCGGCCGCATCGTCATCTGCGGCGCCACCACCGGCTACAACCTGACGTTCGACGTGCGCCACCTGTGGATGCGCCAGAAGCAGATCATCGGCTCGCACTTCGCCGACGCGGACTCGTCGCGCCGCGCCAACAACCTCATGCTGCAGGGCAAGGTGAAGCCCGTCATGACGCGCCTCTTCACGTGGGACGAGATCCCGCAGGCGCACCAGCTCATGTACGAGAACAAGCTGCACGGCACCGTCTCTTGCCTTGTGGGCGCACCGCGCCCAGGTCTCAAGAACTACGCCGAGACGCTGGCCGCGATGAACGCGGGCTGA
- a CDS encoding DUF3368 domain-containing protein produces the protein MSDLAIVNASPLVFLGNAGHLELLRAIGSRRFVVPHAVFEEVVSSKHCDRASVAVKQAEWLERATAGGVPAPVAAWDLGPGESEVIALGLANPAARLVIDDLAGRKCGLALGLDIIGTLGVVIAAHRRGVVADPALVFSELRAAGMWVSDAVIATALRIAAGAE, from the coding sequence GTGTCTGACCTCGCGATCGTCAACGCGTCTCCTCTCGTGTTTCTCGGCAACGCGGGACATCTGGAACTCCTTCGTGCAATCGGATCAAGAAGGTTCGTGGTGCCGCATGCCGTGTTCGAGGAGGTGGTCTCCTCGAAGCACTGTGACCGCGCAAGCGTTGCGGTAAAGCAAGCTGAGTGGCTCGAGCGCGCGACGGCGGGTGGCGTCCCTGCCCCGGTGGCGGCTTGGGACCTCGGCCCTGGCGAATCCGAGGTGATCGCGCTGGGCCTTGCAAACCCAGCCGCCAGACTGGTCATCGACGACCTGGCCGGCCGAAAATGTGGACTCGCGCTGGGACTCGACATCATCGGAACCCTGGGCGTCGTCATCGCAGCTCATCGTCGAGGGGTCGTCGCCGACCCGGCGCTAGTCTTCAGCGAGTTGCGTGCGGCTGGCATGTGGGTCTCGGACGCCGTCATCGCTACCGCTCTACGTATTGCAGCAGGAGCCGAGTGA
- a CDS encoding DUF2083 domain-containing protein — protein MSMKTNHAAMGARLRELRMARGLQQGEVARRLEISPAYLSLIEKGKRAMQLPLLFKALELFEVSMEEFMASLGEPRVDDGLARLLDEPLMRSLNLTEDDLTGIGAEPKVVTTITALFNLYKNTRTQLDNVLAGLARREADDDEEDSLRFDYSPFDEVTDFLEQHDNWFGHLEERAEQLRRDTKLDAGTRSSDLVRVLREHFDVAVKTATAGQDSSVIRRWDAESQVLTVSDELFEQRLRFQLASTIALRLFDREALHQEVISRFPVRHGETARLIKIHLANYFAGALLLPYAEFFEAVTRTRYDVDLLTQMFESSYETVAHRMCNLADPKRRGLPMHFLRVDVAGNISKRYSGDGIRFAQHAGSCPKMAVHLAFLNPSVITRQYSEYPDQSTYFCFAKVVAEPSRGSMARGTAYSIGLGTHADAAKHLAYADDMPMVDRKLAVRVGTTCRFCERTDCSMRSAPSYKFAFRVDEHMKKDNFFSPLVSGDATVPVARLSAKKAR, from the coding sequence ATGTCGATGAAGACCAACCACGCGGCCATGGGCGCCCGGCTCCGCGAGCTGCGCATGGCGCGCGGCCTCCAGCAAGGTGAGGTGGCGCGGCGCCTCGAGATCTCGCCGGCCTACCTGAGCCTCATCGAGAAGGGCAAGCGCGCCATGCAGCTGCCCCTGCTGTTCAAGGCGCTCGAGCTGTTCGAGGTCAGCATGGAGGAGTTCATGGCGTCGCTGGGCGAGCCGCGCGTGGACGACGGCCTGGCGCGCCTGCTGGACGAGCCGCTCATGCGCTCGCTCAACCTCACCGAGGACGACCTCACGGGCATCGGCGCGGAGCCCAAGGTGGTCACCACCATCACGGCGCTCTTCAACCTCTACAAGAACACCCGCACGCAGCTGGACAACGTGCTGGCGGGGCTGGCGCGGCGCGAGGCCGACGACGACGAGGAAGACTCGCTGCGCTTCGACTACAGCCCCTTCGACGAGGTCACCGACTTCCTCGAGCAGCACGACAACTGGTTCGGGCACCTGGAGGAGCGCGCCGAGCAGCTGCGCCGCGACACGAAGCTGGACGCGGGCACCCGCAGCAGCGACCTGGTGCGCGTGCTGCGCGAGCACTTCGACGTGGCCGTGAAGACCGCCACGGCGGGCCAGGACAGCTCCGTCATCCGCCGCTGGGACGCCGAGTCGCAGGTGCTCACCGTGAGCGACGAGCTCTTCGAGCAGCGCCTGCGCTTCCAGCTGGCCAGCACCATCGCCCTGCGCCTGTTCGACCGCGAGGCCCTCCATCAAGAGGTGATCTCGCGCTTCCCGGTGCGGCACGGCGAGACGGCGCGGCTCATCAAGATCCACCTCGCCAACTACTTCGCGGGCGCGCTGCTGCTGCCGTACGCCGAGTTCTTCGAGGCGGTGACGCGCACGCGCTACGACGTGGACCTGCTCACGCAGATGTTCGAGTCGTCCTACGAGACGGTGGCGCACCGCATGTGCAACCTGGCCGACCCGAAGCGCCGCGGCCTGCCCATGCACTTCCTGCGCGTGGACGTGGCCGGCAACATCAGCAAGCGCTACTCGGGCGACGGAATCCGCTTTGCCCAGCACGCCGGCAGCTGCCCCAAGATGGCCGTGCACCTGGCCTTCCTGAACCCCAGCGTCATCACGCGGCAGTACAGCGAGTACCCCGACCAGAGCACCTACTTCTGCTTTGCCAAGGTGGTGGCCGAGCCCTCGCGCGGCAGCATGGCCCGCGGCACTGCCTACAGCATCGGCCTCGGCACCCACGCCGACGCCGCCAAGCACCTGGCCTACGCCGACGACATGCCCATGGTGGACCGCAAGCTGGCCGTGCGCGTGGGCACCACGTGTCGCTTCTGCGAGCGCACCGACTGCAGCATGCGGTCCGCGCCCAGCTACAAGTTCGCGTTCCGCGTGGACGAGCACATGAAGAAGGACAACTTCTTCTCGCCGCTGGTCAGCGGTGACGCGACGGTGCCGGTGGCGCGGCTGAGCGCGAAGAAGGCGCGGTAG